The Roseomonas haemaphysalidis genome segment CGCCGCGCGGGCCGCCATCTCATCACGGGTCCAGGCCATGGGCGGGCTCCTCAGGCGACGTTGCTGTGGGCGGGGTTGAGGTCGGTCACGCGCTTGCGGGTGGTGCGCTGCTCGATCCGCTTCTCGTAGTTGGCCGGCACGCGTACGATGCGCTTCACGTAGATGCCCGGCGTGTGGATGTGGTCGGGGTCGATCTGCCCGGGCTCCACCAGCTCCTCCACCTGCACCACCGTCATGCGCGCGGCGGTGGCCATCATCGGGTTGAAGTTGCGCGCGGTCTTGCGGAACACCAGGTTGCCCTCGGTGTCGGCCTTCCAGGCGTGGATGATGGCGAGATCCGCCATGATGCCGCGCTCCATCACATAGTGCTCGCCGTCGAACTCGCGCGTCTCCTTGCCCTCGGCCACCGCCGTGCCGTAGCCGGTCTTGGTGAAGAAGGCGGGGATGCCGGCGCCGCCGGCGCGGATGCGCTCGGCCAGCGTTCCTTGGGGGTTGAACTCGATCTCCAGCTCGCCCGCCAGGAACTGCTTGGCGAAGGTGGCATTCTCGCCGACGTAGGAGGAGATCATCTTGCGGATCTGCCGGGTCTCCAGCAGCAGGCCGAGGCCGGCGCCGTCGATGCCGGCGTTGTTCGAGACCACCGTCAGGTCCTTCACGCCGGAATCACGGATCGCCTCGATCAGCAGGGTCGGGATGCCGCTCAGCCCGAAGCCGCCCGAATGGATCAGCATGCCATCCCGCAGCACGCCCTCCAGCGCCGCCCGCGCATCGGGGTAGATCTTCCGCATGAATTCGCTCCCTGGTCCCTGGTGGGGTGCAGGCTAGCCAGCGCGGCGCGGGGCGGAAAGGGGCGGCGGGGCGCGCGTGAAAGATTCGCGCAGCAGGGGGCTTGCGTGCCCCGGGGGCCGCAGTTATACCGCGCCACCCCGTTGAAAGACGGCGGTGACTGCGGGGCCATAGCTCAGTTGGTAGAGCGCTTGAATGGCATTCAAGAGGTCAGGGGTTCGACTCCCCTTGGCTCCACCAGTATTCAGACAGGGCGTCCGGCAACGGGCGCCCTGTTCTCGTTTCCGCTGCCCGCGAGGCCCGCATGATCCGTGAACCGCAAGACCTCAACGATGTGGTGCTGCGCGACCGCGCCGTGCGCGCCGCCCGCGGGCTGGCCGCCTTCGACCGGCTGATCCTCGGTGCCCGGGTGGCGGACATGGCGACCGGCGAGCTGCGCCTCGCTGACATCGGGCTGGTCGGGCCGCTGATCGCCAGCGTGCATGCCCCCGGCACCCGCGCCGACGCGGCGGAGACGCTGGATGCCACCGGGCTGATCGCGGCGCCCGGGCTGATCGACGCGCACATGCACATCGAGAGCTCGATGGTCACGCCGCGCCGCTACGCCGCCGCCGTAGTGCCCCATGGCACCACCACCGTCTGCTGGGACCCGCATGAGCTGGGCAACGTGTCCGGCCTGCCCGGCGTGCGCTGGGCGGTGGAGGCGATGCGCGGCCTGCCGCTGCGCGCCCTGGTGCTCGCCCCCTCCTGCGTCCCTTCCGCCCCCGGGCTGGAGCGCGCGGGCGCCGATTTCGGCCCGGATGAGTTGGCCGAGATGCTGTCCTGGCCGGAGGTCGCCGGCGTTGCGGAAGTCATGGACATGCGCGGCGTACTGGACCGCACCCCCCGCATGGCCGGCATCGTCGGCGCCGGGCTGGCGTCCGGCAAGCTGGTCTGCGGCCATGCCCGCAGCCTGAGCGGCCCCGACCTGCAGGGTTTCGCCGCCGCCGGCATCGCCTCCGACCACGAGCTGGTTTCGGCAGACGATCTTCTTGAAAAACTGCGCGCCGGCTTCACGGTGGAGCTGCGCGGCAGCCACGACTACCTGTTGCCCGAGGCCGTGGCGGCGCTGGCCACCCTGTCCCACCTGCCGCAAACCCTGGTGCTCTGCACCGATGACACCTTTCCCGACGACCTGGCGGAAAAGGGCGGCATGATCGACCTGATCCGCCGCCTGGTCCGCTACGGCATGTCGCCGCTGCACGCCCTGCGCGCCGCCACGCTGCACGCGGCCACGCGCATCCAACGCCCCGACCTCGGCCTCATCGCCCCCGGGCGGCGCGCCGACCTGATGCTGCTGGACGGGCTGGACACGCTGAACGTCACGCATGTCTTCGCCTCCGGCACCCATGTGGCCAGTGGCGGCCGGCTGCTGGCGCCGCTGCCCCCCGCGCACCCCGCCGGCGCTTTGCTCGACACCATGAAGCTGGCCCCCGTGCTGCCGGAGCAGTTCCTCCTCCGCGCCCCCGGCCCCACCGCCTGGCTGCGCACCGCCGTGAACCCGCGCTTCACGCAATGGGGCGAGGCCGTGGTGCCGGTGACGGAGGGCATCGCCGCCCTGCCGGAGGACGGCATCCTGATGGCGGTGTTCCACCGCCACGGCCTCGCCCCCGCCACGCCGGTGCTGGGCGTGCTGCAGGGCTGGAGCCGCTGGCGCGGCGCGCTGGCCACCACCGTGGCGCACGACTCCCACAACCTTTGCGTCTTCGGCCGCAACCCGGCCGACCTCGCCGCCGCCGCCAACGCGGTGATCGCGGCGGGCGGCGGCATGGCGGTGGCCGCGGGTGGCGAGGTCCGCGCCGTGCTGCCGCTGCCGATCTGCGGGCTGGTGTCGGACGACGCGGTGGAAGACGTGGCAGCCGCCTTCCGCGCGTTGAAGGAGGCGGCGGACGGGATCGCGGACTGGATGCCGCCCTATCTGGTGTTCAAGGCCATCGTCGGCGCGTCGCTGGCCTGCAACGCGGGGCCGCATGTGACGGATCTCGGCGTGGCGGATGGGTCGACGGGGGAGCTGATCGCGGGGGCATTGGTCGGGTGATGGAGGGAGGCCAAAGAGGGCGCTGCCCTTTCTGGACTCTCCCGCTGAGCGGACAGTGTCCCCCCAGACCCCGCCGGAAAAAGGAATGTTGGGGCTTTGAGGCCCGGGCGGGCGCCTGCGGTATTTCTATGAAAGGGCCACCTGGTGCCCCGCCCGCAGTCCCCGGGGGCCATCGGCCCGCGGGGTGACGCGCAAAACAGACGTCGGGGCCTGGGGTGGTTCAACCACCCCAGCGGGGGTCCAGGGGGCAGCGCCCCCTGGCCTGTCCCCTCATCAGTCCCAGGCCGGCGCGAAGGCCGGGTTCACGCACCGCTTGTCCTTGGGCAGGGTGTTGATCTTCGCCAAGTCATGCTCATCCAGCTGGGATGCCAGGGCCACCGCGTCCAGGTTGGACTGCTGGCCTTCGGCGCGGCTGGAGCGGGGGATCGGCACCACCAGCGGCTGGCGCAGGAGCCAGGCCAGCGCGACCTGCGCGGCGGAGGCACCGTGCTTGCGCCCGATCTCGGCCAGTACCGGCTGGTCGTGCAGGATACCCTGGCCGAGCGGCGAATAGGCTTCCAGGACGATGTCGTGCTTGCGGCACCAGTCCAGCAGCGGCGCCTGGGACAGCTGCACGTGGTATTCCACCTGCAGCGCGGCCGGCGTCTCGCCCAACGCTTCCAGCTCCTGCATGCGCGCGACAGGGAAGTTGGCGACGCCCCAGGCGCGGATCAGGCCGCTGCCCTGCGCCGCCTTCAGCACCTTCACCGCCCCTTCCAGGTCCATGGTCGGGTTCGGCCAGTGGATCAGGAACAGGTCGAGGGAGTCCACCTGCAGCCGGGCCAGCGAGGCTTCCAGCGAGCGGTGCAGCGCCTCGGGCTCCAGCTGGTCCCACCAGACCTTGCTGGTCAGGAAGATGTCCTCGCGCGCCACGCCGCTGGCGCGGATGGCGGCGCCGACCTCGGCCTCGTTCTCATAGCGGGCGGCGGTGTCGAGGTGGCGGTAGCCCAGGCGCAACGCGCCCTCGATGGCCTTCTGGCCCTCTGCGCCGGTCAGCTTGAAGGTGCCGAGGCCGAGCTTGGGGATCGACAGGCGCGGCGTCGTCTCGACGGGGATGTTGATCATGGGTCTACCTTTTCGAGAGATCGACGATGCCGGCGAAGCCGGTCTCGGTGCCGAAGGCCAGCTGCGTGCCGCCCGGGTTCCAGCTCAGCGCCGAGATGGCGCCGCGGCCGGGGGCGGCGACAGGCACCACCTTGCCGGAGCCGATCTCGGCCATCAGCACCAGCCCGTCCTCGAAGCCGGCAGCCACCACCTCATGCTGCGGGTGGCAGGACACGCGGGTGCAAAGCACGCCGTCGCCGCCGGCCAGCTCCATCGGCGGCTTGCCCATCGGGCCACCGGCGAAGAACGGCCACAGCACGATGCAGTCGGCGCCGGCGGTGGCCAGCCAGCGGCCCTTGGCCGTGAAGCTGACGGACTTGATCTTGCTCTGGTAGCCGGACATCCGCATGTCCTGCCCGTCGGTCAGCCGCCAGCCATGCAGGGCGTTCTCCTGCATGGTGGTGACGACATGTGTGCCGTCCGGGCTGAACCAGACGCCCTGGTGGCTGCCCTTCCAGGGCAGGACGCGCGGCTTGTCCTCTTTGGAATTGACGAACCACAGGCTGGCGCCGTTGTAGTGCGCGCCCGCCACCCGCTTGCCCTTGCTGTCGAAGGCGATGCCGCCGACCGAGGACGGGTGCTCCAGCGCCTTGAGCGGCCCGCCCTTGCCGAAGACGTGCAGCTTCTTGCCGACAGACGCCGCGCGCAGCCCGTCCGGATGCGCCGCCACATGGTCCACCCACTTCATGGCACCGAGGTTGGCGATCTCCTCCACCGTGCCGTCATTGGCCGTGCGGACCAGCCGCCCGTCGTCGCCGCCGGAGAGGAAACCGCTGGCGATGTCGGCCACCATCTCCAGGCAGGAGCCGTCATGCGCCTCGGCCCGCGCCCAGTCGCCGCCGATCTCGGCGGTTTGCGCGATCCGCACCGAGCCGTCGCCCAGCGCGAAGCCGGCCGCCTTGCCGTCGCGGGAAAACACGGCGCCCATCACCCAGGCGCCGAGGTCGTGGGAACTGCCCCGCTGGCTCAACAGGAAGTCGTCGTCGGAAACGGTCTCGCTCATTCCGCCCCCCCGGCGGCCACGCAGCCCTCGAAGCCGCGGCGCAGGCGCGGGCGGTTCAGGTCGCGGCCGATGAAGACGATCTTGGACTTGCGCGCGGACCCTTCCGGCCAGGGGCCGATGAAGTCGCCATCCGCGATCATGTGCACCGCCTGGAAGGCGAAGCGCCGGTCCTCGCCCTTGTAGGCCAGGATGCCCTTGGTGCGCAGCAGGTCGGCGCCCTTGCTTTGCAGCAGCTCGCCGATCCAGGCGTTGAACTTCGCCTCGTCGATCGGCTGATCGACCTCGAAGGACAGGCTCATGATGTCCTCGTTGTGCGAGTGGTTGTCCTCGCCCGACAGGAACTCCGGCTCGCGCTCCAGGATGCGATCCAGCTTGAAGGCCTCGCGCCCCATCACCGCCTCGATCGGCACGTCGGACTTGGTGGCGCGGCGGATCTCGGCATAGGGGTTGATGGCGCGGATGCGGCGCTCCACCTCGGCCGCGCCCGCCTCGTCCACCAGGTCCATCTTGTTCAGCACGACGATGTCGGCGAAGGCGATCTGGCTCGCCGCCTCCTTGCTGTCGTCGAGGCGGGCCGCGAGGTTCTTGGCATCCACCAGCGTCACGATGGCATCCAGCCGCGTGGCGCGCTTGACGTCCTCATCCATGTAGAAGGTCTGCGCCACCGGGGCGGGGTCGGCGAGGCCGGTGGTCTCGACGATGATGCCGTCGAACTTGCGGCCCTTCTTCATCAGGCTGCCCAGAATGCGCACCAGGTCACCGCGCACGGTGCAGCAGATGCAGCCGTTGTTCATCTCGAACACTTCCTCGTCGGCATCGATGACGAGGTCGTTGTCCACGCCGAGCTCACCGAACTCGTTGATGACCACGGCGTATTTCTTGCCATGCTCCTCGGACAGGATGCGGTTCAGCAGCGTGGTCTTGCCGGCGCCGAGGTAACCGGTCAGCACGGTGACGGGGATGGTCGTGTCGATCGTCTTGTCGCTCATGGGGGGGAATCTCTGTCCTGCCTGTGGAGGCCGCGTTCGCAGTCGGTCAGGTGTTATATGATACGCTCCCCCCCCGAGGTCACGCCCCCCCGGGGGGAGAAAGGTCGGGGGAAAGAATTCCCCCGAACCCCCATCTTCTTTTTATCTGTTTTCGCTTCGCACTATCAATGCCGACGTATCTCCTCATAATAATTCATATAATCATAAAATGAATTTTTCAGAATTCAGCGCCCGTCCGCAGCAGCCACTCCCGAAAGGCAGATAAAAATAAAAGAAGGGGGCCTGGGGGAATTTATTCCCCAAGCCTCGTTTCTTCCGGCGCCGCCCCCGCCCCCGGCCATCCCGCGCAGAGCCCCGCCCAGTCCTGGCGCAGCGCCGCCAGGACCGCGGGGGCCGCCGGGTTCTCGCCCTCCTCGCGCCAAGCCAGCGCCAGTTCGGCGGCCACCGGGATGCCACCGGGCGGCGGGCGCAGCAGCACGTCCTCCGGGCACAGCCGCGCCGCCGCCTGCGGCACCAGGGCGATGCCCAGGCCGGCGCCGACCAGCGCCAGGATGGAATGGGTCTGGCTGACATATTGCACCCGCTCCGGCACGGCGCCCGCAACCTGGAACAGGCCCATCACCAGGTCGTGCAGGTAGCGGCCTTCCACGGGCGGGTAGGTGACCAGCGGCTGCTCGGCCAGCTCGGCGAGGCCGGCCTCGGGGCGGGTGGCCAGGGGGTGGGCGCGGGGCAGCGCCAGCAGCAGCGGCTCGCGCAGCAGGCGGGCGGTGCGCAGGCCCGGGCGGCGGGCCATCGGGCGCAGCAGTGCGAGGTCGATCCGCCCGGCCTGCAAGGCCTCGATCTGGTCGAGCGAAACCATCTCGCGCAGCGCCAGCTGCACCTCTGGCAGGCGGCTGCGCAGCAGGCCGACCAGGCGCGGCAGCACGCCGTAGCCCGAGGCGGCGGTGAAGCCGATGGTGAGCTGGCCGCTTTGGCCGCCGGCGATGCGGCGGGCGTGCAACGTGGCGCGCTCGGCCAGCTGCAACATGCGGCGGGCGTCGTGCAGAAAGGCCGCGCCGGCCGGGGTCAGCGCCACGGCGCGGTTGCCGCGCAGCAACAGCGTGACGCCCAGCGCGTGCTCCAGCAGCTGGATCTGCCGGCTGAGCGGTGGCTGCGTCATGTTCAGCCGGGCGGCGGCGCGATGGAAATGCAGCTCCTCGGCGACGGCCACGAAGCAGCGCAGCTGGGTGAAGGCGAACATCGATCCAGTTTCCGTATCGGCTGATGCCGAGAACAGCTTGGACCGGTATCGCCCGCGACGCCTAGAGCGGAAGCAGAAGGCCCGCCACAGGGTCCGAACGGGAGATCGACCATGCATCGCCGTGCTCTGCTGCGCGCCAGCCTCGCCGCTGGCGTGCTTTCGCCCCTCGCCGCGCCGGCGCTCCGCGCCCAAGGTTCCGCTGACGCTCGCTTCGACCATTCGCTGCGCATCGTCGTGCCGAACGCCCCGGGCGGCACCAGCGACATCCTGGCCCGCCTGCTGGCGCCGGAGCTGACCAAGGCTCTGGGACAGTCCGTGGTAGTGGAAAACCGCACGGGGGCGGCCGGCAACATCGGCGCGGACGTGGTGGCCAAGTCGGCACCGGACGGCCACACCCTGCTGCTGATGGATGTCTCGACCCTGGCCATCAACCCGTCGCTGTTCCCGCGCATGCCCTTCGACGTGCAGAAGGACCTCGCGCCGGTTTCCATGATCATCTACGCGCCCTACCTCGCGGCGGTGAAGAACGCCCTGCCGCCGAAGAACGCCGCCGAGCTGGCGGCCTACCTGAAGGGCCGCGCCGGCGGGCTGAATATGGCCAATGCCGGCGTCGGCAGCCTGACGCACCTGACCTCGGTGGAGATCGGCGCCGCGCTGGGCGGCGACGTCACCCACGTGCCCTATCGCGGCGGCGCGCCGGCGGTGCTGGCGGTGGCGTCTGGCGAGGCCGACATGATCATCAACGGCGCCACCGCCACGCAGCCCTACGTGGTCAACGGCCAGATGCGCGGCATCGCCGTTTCCGGCCCCAAGCGCCTCGCCGCCCTGCCGAACGTGCCGACCTTCCGCGAGGTCGGCTGGCCGATGGCCGATGCCGGCACCTGGCAGGGCGTCATGGTGCAGGGCAACACGCCCCCCGCGCTGATCCGCCGCCTGGAGGTGGCGCTGCGCGAGGCCGTGGCGCAGCCCGCCATGACCGCGCGTTTGGCCGAACTCGGCGGAGAGCCCCGCACCGACGGCCCCGAGGCCTTCCGCACATGGCTGGCCGCCAGCACCACGGAATTCGGCGGCGTCGTCACCAAGCACGGCATCAAGCCGGAATGAGGCGCGACCCCGCGGCGCTGGCGGCATTCGCCGGCGCCCTGTTCCGCGCCGCCGGGCTGGACGGGGACAAGGCCGAGGCCACCGGCCGCATCCTGGTGCTGACCGATATGATGGGCCGCCGCACCCACGGCCTGGCGCAATGCGGCAACTACCTGGCCGAGATCGCCAAGGGCGGCATGACGCCCGACGGCGCGCCCGAGGTGCTGCGCGACACCGGCGCCACCGTGGTCTGGGACGGCGGCTACCGCCCCGGCCTGTGGCTGGTGGAGCAGGCCATGGCGCTGGGCTTCCAGCGGCTGCCCGCGCACGGCACCTTCACGCTGGCGATGCGCCGCAGCCACCACATTGGCTGCCTCGCGGCGCTGGCCAAGCAGGCGACGGACCGCGGGCTGTTCGTGATGCTCGCCTCCTCCGGCCCGCACAGCAGGATCGTCGCCCCCTTCGGCGGCAGAAAGGCGCTGTTCAGCCCCAACCCCTTCGCGGTGGGCTTCCCCACCGGGGCGGCGCCGGTGCTGGTGGATATCTCCGCCTCCATCACCACCGTCTCGATGACCCGCCAGAAAGCCGCGGCGGGCGAGCAGTTCGACCACCCCTGGCTGCTGGACCGCGACGGCCGCCCCACCCGCGACCCCACGGCGATGGAAGCCGGCGGCGGCAGCCTGATGCTGCTGGGCGGCGAGGAGGCCGGCCACAAGGGCTTCGGCCTGGCGCTGATGGTGGAGGCACTGACCCAGGGCCTCGCCGGCCACGGGCGCCGCGACGACCCCGGCCGCTGGGGCGCCAGCGTCTACCTGCAGCTCATCGACCCCGCCGCCTTTGCCGGGCGCGAAGCCTTCGAGGACCAGATGGGCTTCCTGGCCGAGGCCTGCCGCAGCAACGACCCGATCGACCCGGCCCGGCCGGTGCGGCTGCCGGGGGAACAGGCGACGCGGCTGATCGCGGCGGCGGAACGCGATGGGCTGGAGGTGCCGGATACGGTGGCGGCATCGCTGCGGGACTGGGCGGGGCGGCTGGGGGTCGCTGCAGCGATCTAGGGCAGGCCAGGGGCGCTGCCCCTGGACCCCGCTGGGGGAATAGTATCCCCCCAGACCCCGCCGTTTGTTTGGTGTTTCACCCCGAGGGTCGAGGACCCTCGGGGACTGATGGTTCAGCTGACGGCCTTTTGTAAAAACCGACCCGGCGCCCGCTGCGGCCTTCAGGCTCCGAATGCTTCCCTGACGGCGGGGTCTGGGGGGATGCTATCCCCCCAGCGGGGGATCCAAGGGGGCAGCGCCCCCTTGGCCCAGGCCCATCACGCAGGCTCCGCATCCCGCTCCGCCCACATCGCCTGGAAGGCCGGGCGCGCGTGGCAGACGGCCAGCCAGTCGCGCACCGCGCGGTGCGTTTCGAACAGCGTGGGCACGCCGGCGGCGTAGCGCACCACCTCGGCCACGTTCAGGTCGGCCACCGTGAAGCGCCCGCCGACCAGCCAGCCGCCGCCGGCCTGCAAGGCGTCGGCCAGCACCGCGAAGGCGCGGTCGAGCACGGGCATCGCCTGGGCGATGGCGTCCGCGCCGCCGCGGGTGGAGAGCGCGGGGGTTTCCACCGTGGTCACGGCCCAGAAGCTCCACATGGTGGCCAGCGCGTCCTCGCTGCCGTCGCGCGGCGCCAGGGGGCCGCCGTGCTTGCGGGCGAGGTGCAGGGTGATGGCCATGCTTTCGTGCAGGATCAGCCCGTCATCGTCGACCGAGGGCACCAGGCCGTTGGGGTTGATGGCGCGGAATGCGGTGGACGTGGTGTTGAGTGGGGCGTCCGGCGCGCCCGGGTCGGGCAGTCGGTAGCCCTGGATGACGGGAACGTGGCGGTAGTCCAGCCCCAGTTCCTTGGCGAGCCAGACGGGGCGGGAGGCGCGCGAGCGCAGCACGCCATAGATGGTCAGGGACATTCAGGCAAGTTCCTCGGGGTTAGCCGAGCAGGCGGCCGATCACCTGCGCGGTGTAGTCCACGACCGGGATCACGCGGCCGTAGTTGATGCGCGTGGGTCCGATCACGCCGATGGCGCCGACGATCTTTTCCTCGCCGTCGCGGAAGGGGGCGACGACCATGGACAGGCCCGTGCTGTCAAACAGCCCGCTTTCGGCGCCGATGAAGATCTGCACGCCCTGGCCGCGCTGCGCCAGCTCCAGCAGGCGCAGCATGGTTTCCTGCGCTTCCAACCGCTCGAACAGCGCCTGGATCTCGTGCACCCGGGCCAGCTCGCCTAGATTTTCCAGCAGCTTGGACTGGCCGCGCAGGATCAGCGAGCCGCCGCCGCCGCCCGCCCGGGTGGCGAGGCCGGCGGCGACCACCTGCTGGCTCAGCGCGTCCAGCGCCGTGCGGTTGGCCTGGATCTCCTCGGCCACCAGGGTGCGCGTTTCTTCCAGGGTGCGGCCGGACAGGCGGGCGTTCAGGAAGTTGCTCGCCTGGGTGAAGGCGGAGGGCGGCAGGCCGGAGGGCACGTCGATGACGCGGTTCTCCACCTGCCCGTGCGCGTTGACCAGCACCACCAGCGCCCGGCCGGGCGACAGCGCCACGAACTCGATGTGGCGGATCGGCGCCTCGTTCTTGGGCGCCACCACCAGCCCGGCGGCGCCGGCGAGGCCCGACAGCATCTGCCCTGCTTCCGACAGGGTTTCCTCGTAGGACCGGCCGGTGGCGGCGCAGCGGGCGGCGATGGCCTCGCGCTCGGTTTCCGTCAGGTCGCCGAATTCCAGCAGGCCGTCGACGAACAGCCGCAGCCCCTGCTCGGTCGGCAGGCGGCCGGCGGAGGTGTGCGGGGCGTAGAGCAGCCCGGCCTCCTCCAGGTCCGCCATGGCGTTGCGGATGGTGGCCGGGGACAGCGCCTGCGGCAGGCGGCGGGACAGGGTGCGGGAGCCGACGGGCTCGCCCGTCTCGACATAAAGCTCCACCACCTGGCGCAGGATGGCGGCGCCGCGGCTGTCGAGCCCCGGCAGCAGCGCGGCGCCGCCCAGGTCGCGTGGCAAGGCGCCGCGGGAAAAGCCGGCACGGGAAAAGGGTGGCGGACCCACCGGAAAGAACCCCCAATCGTAAAGGAAAACGCTAGCACGGCCCCCCGCCGCGTCAAGCAAAGCCCAGGCCGCAGCCATGTTGGGGTATCGTGGCAGGAACGCCCTGCAACACCTTGTCACACCTTCGCCATGATGGCGTTGCAAAAGCATGGTCCAAGGTTCCCGCGGCGAAGCGCAAGCTGTGCCGAGGCACACGACCAAGGAGGCTGCATGACGGAACATCCGCCGAACCGCCTCTGGCCCCTGGCCCTGCTAGGATGGCTGGCCGCCTTTCCGCCGCAGGGGCGCGAGGCCGCCGCCCGCACGCCGGACGCACCCCGCCTGGAGCAGCCTGGCCCCGCCGGCACCCCGGCGACCCCCGCTCCCGCCGCCTTGCCGGCTGAAACGCCGCGCCGCCGCCGCCGGCGCAAGCCCGCCGCATGAGCCTGCCCGCCTTCAATGGGTTGGTGGCGGCGGTGCTGCTGTTCTCGCTGCTGGCCGGCATCGCCGCGCTGCTGCTGGACCGCGCCAGCCGGGCGCCGGGCTGGACCACGGCCGGCGTCGCGGCCGTGTTGTTCGGGCTGTCCTGGGGCGGGCTGGTTCTGCTGGGGGAGTGACGCACGGCAGGGTGCCGTGAAAGGGGCGCTGCCCCTTTCGAACTTTCCCCGGCAGCGGCTTCAATCCCCTGCCGGGGAGGTTTGCGGGGGCAGCGCCCCCTCAGGAGCCGCAGGCGACTCCCTCAAAGCCCGGAAATCAGCGCCTCCGCCACCGCCGCCACCTGTGCCTCGTCCAGATAGGGATGCATCGGCAAGGACAGCACGCGCGGACACAGCCCCTCGCTCA includes the following:
- a CDS encoding CobW family GTP-binding protein gives rise to the protein MSDKTIDTTIPVTVLTGYLGAGKTTLLNRILSEEHGKKYAVVINEFGELGVDNDLVIDADEEVFEMNNGCICCTVRGDLVRILGSLMKKGRKFDGIIVETTGLADPAPVAQTFYMDEDVKRATRLDAIVTLVDAKNLAARLDDSKEAASQIAFADIVVLNKMDLVDEAGAAEVERRIRAINPYAEIRRATKSDVPIEAVMGREAFKLDRILEREPEFLSGEDNHSHNEDIMSLSFEVDQPIDEAKFNAWIGELLQSKGADLLRTKGILAYKGEDRRFAFQAVHMIADGDFIGPWPEGSARKSKIVFIGRDLNRPRLRRGFEGCVAAGGAE
- a CDS encoding glutathione S-transferase family protein yields the protein MSLTIYGVLRSRASRPVWLAKELGLDYRHVPVIQGYRLPDPGAPDAPLNTTSTAFRAINPNGLVPSVDDDGLILHESMAITLHLARKHGGPLAPRDGSEDALATMWSFWAVTTVETPALSTRGGADAIAQAMPVLDRAFAVLADALQAGGGWLVGGRFTVADLNVAEVVRYAAGVPTLFETHRAVRDWLAVCHARPAFQAMWAERDAEPA
- a CDS encoding adenine deaminase — protein: MIREPQDLNDVVLRDRAVRAARGLAAFDRLILGARVADMATGELRLADIGLVGPLIASVHAPGTRADAAETLDATGLIAAPGLIDAHMHIESSMVTPRRYAAAVVPHGTTTVCWDPHELGNVSGLPGVRWAVEAMRGLPLRALVLAPSCVPSAPGLERAGADFGPDELAEMLSWPEVAGVAEVMDMRGVLDRTPRMAGIVGAGLASGKLVCGHARSLSGPDLQGFAAAGIASDHELVSADDLLEKLRAGFTVELRGSHDYLLPEAVAALATLSHLPQTLVLCTDDTFPDDLAEKGGMIDLIRRLVRYGMSPLHALRAATLHAATRIQRPDLGLIAPGRRADLMLLDGLDTLNVTHVFASGTHVASGGRLLAPLPPAHPAGALLDTMKLAPVLPEQFLLRAPGPTAWLRTAVNPRFTQWGEAVVPVTEGIAALPEDGILMAVFHRHGLAPATPVLGVLQGWSRWRGALATTVAHDSHNLCVFGRNPADLAAAANAVIAAGGGMAVAAGGEVRAVLPLPICGLVSDDAVEDVAAAFRALKEAADGIADWMPPYLVFKAIVGASLACNAGPHVTDLGVADGSTGELIAGALVG
- a CDS encoding WD40 repeat domain-containing protein; this translates as MSETVSDDDFLLSQRGSSHDLGAWVMGAVFSRDGKAAGFALGDGSVRIAQTAEIGGDWARAEAHDGSCLEMVADIASGFLSGGDDGRLVRTANDGTVEEIANLGAMKWVDHVAAHPDGLRAASVGKKLHVFGKGGPLKALEHPSSVGGIAFDSKGKRVAGAHYNGASLWFVNSKEDKPRVLPWKGSHQGVWFSPDGTHVVTTMQENALHGWRLTDGQDMRMSGYQSKIKSVSFTAKGRWLATAGADCIVLWPFFAGGPMGKPPMELAGGDGVLCTRVSCHPQHEVVAAGFEDGLVLMAEIGSGKVVPVAAPGRGAISALSWNPGGTQLAFGTETGFAGIVDLSKR
- a CDS encoding LysR substrate-binding domain-containing protein, whose product is MFAFTQLRCFVAVAEELHFHRAAARLNMTQPPLSRQIQLLEHALGVTLLLRGNRAVALTPAGAAFLHDARRMLQLAERATLHARRIAGGQSGQLTIGFTAASGYGVLPRLVGLLRSRLPEVQLALREMVSLDQIEALQAGRIDLALLRPMARRPGLRTARLLREPLLLALPRAHPLATRPEAGLAELAEQPLVTYPPVEGRYLHDLVMGLFQVAGAVPERVQYVSQTHSILALVGAGLGIALVPQAAARLCPEDVLLRPPPGGIPVAAELALAWREEGENPAAPAVLAALRQDWAGLCAGWPGAGAAPEETRLGE
- a CDS encoding Bug family tripartite tricarboxylate transporter substrate binding protein — translated: MHRRALLRASLAAGVLSPLAAPALRAQGSADARFDHSLRIVVPNAPGGTSDILARLLAPELTKALGQSVVVENRTGAAGNIGADVVAKSAPDGHTLLLMDVSTLAINPSLFPRMPFDVQKDLAPVSMIIYAPYLAAVKNALPPKNAAELAAYLKGRAGGLNMANAGVGSLTHLTSVEIGAALGGDVTHVPYRGGAPAVLAVASGEADMIINGATATQPYVVNGQMRGIAVSGPKRLAALPNVPTFREVGWPMADAGTWQGVMVQGNTPPALIRRLEVALREAVAQPAMTARLAELGGEPRTDGPEAFRTWLAASTTEFGGVVTKHGIKPE
- a CDS encoding CoA transferase subunit A → MRKIYPDARAALEGVLRDGMLIHSGGFGLSGIPTLLIEAIRDSGVKDLTVVSNNAGIDGAGLGLLLETRQIRKMISSYVGENATFAKQFLAGELEIEFNPQGTLAERIRAGGAGIPAFFTKTGYGTAVAEGKETREFDGEHYVMERGIMADLAIIHAWKADTEGNLVFRKTARNFNPMMATAARMTVVQVEELVEPGQIDPDHIHTPGIYVKRIVRVPANYEKRIEQRTTRKRVTDLNPAHSNVA
- a CDS encoding Ldh family oxidoreductase — translated: MRRDPAALAAFAGALFRAAGLDGDKAEATGRILVLTDMMGRRTHGLAQCGNYLAEIAKGGMTPDGAPEVLRDTGATVVWDGGYRPGLWLVEQAMALGFQRLPAHGTFTLAMRRSHHIGCLAALAKQATDRGLFVMLASSGPHSRIVAPFGGRKALFSPNPFAVGFPTGAAPVLVDISASITTVSMTRQKAAAGEQFDHPWLLDRDGRPTRDPTAMEAGGGSLMLLGGEEAGHKGFGLALMVEALTQGLAGHGRRDDPGRWGASVYLQLIDPAAFAGREAFEDQMGFLAEACRSNDPIDPARPVRLPGEQATRLIAAAERDGLEVPDTVAASLRDWAGRLGVAAAI
- a CDS encoding aldo/keto reductase codes for the protein MINIPVETTPRLSIPKLGLGTFKLTGAEGQKAIEGALRLGYRHLDTAARYENEAEVGAAIRASGVAREDIFLTSKVWWDQLEPEALHRSLEASLARLQVDSLDLFLIHWPNPTMDLEGAVKVLKAAQGSGLIRAWGVANFPVARMQELEALGETPAALQVEYHVQLSQAPLLDWCRKHDIVLEAYSPLGQGILHDQPVLAEIGRKHGASAAQVALAWLLRQPLVVPIPRSSRAEGQQSNLDAVALASQLDEHDLAKINTLPKDKRCVNPAFAPAWD